Proteins co-encoded in one Paraburkholderia edwinii genomic window:
- the ftsY gene encoding signal recognition particle-docking protein FtsY → MPQPARPVAPPVAQTPAAAHVTTTQGFAPASAEPVTPQRTEEPRRAEPQPQAFQTTQPQPPEQPQPQARTQSEPPLQSTPPVAREPQPQRPVNQPAPAAPAREAPRAPSATDASTAFETVEIVPPPAPEPAAKRSWLTRLKSGLSKTSSSITGIFVGTKIDEELYEELETALLMSDAGVDATEYLLETLREKVRAERLTDPQQVKTALRELLVGLLKPLEKSLMLGRDQPLVMMIAGVNGAGKTTSIGKLAKHLQRFDQSVLLAAGDTFRAAAREQLAIWGERNNVTVVSQESGDPAAVIFDAVGAARARKIDVLMADTAGRLPTQLHLMEELRKVKRVIGKAHDGAPHEVLLVIDANTGQNALSQVKAFDDALGLTGLIVTKLDGTAKGGILAAIARQRPVPVYFIGVGEKVEDLQPFSAEEFSDALLGS, encoded by the coding sequence GTGCCACAGCCTGCGCGCCCCGTTGCGCCGCCAGTTGCGCAGACACCTGCCGCGGCGCATGTCACCACTACGCAAGGGTTCGCACCAGCCTCGGCCGAACCCGTCACGCCGCAGCGCACGGAAGAACCGCGGCGCGCCGAACCGCAGCCGCAAGCTTTCCAGACAACGCAGCCGCAACCGCCGGAACAGCCACAACCGCAGGCTCGGACGCAATCTGAACCGCCGTTGCAATCGACACCCCCGGTCGCCCGCGAACCGCAACCGCAGCGCCCGGTCAATCAGCCCGCCCCCGCGGCACCCGCACGCGAAGCGCCCAGAGCACCGTCAGCCACCGACGCATCGACCGCATTCGAAACCGTCGAAATCGTCCCGCCGCCCGCGCCCGAACCGGCCGCGAAACGCTCGTGGCTCACGCGCCTGAAGAGCGGTCTATCGAAAACCAGCTCAAGCATCACCGGCATCTTCGTCGGCACGAAAATCGACGAAGAACTGTATGAAGAGCTCGAAACCGCGCTGCTGATGTCCGACGCGGGCGTCGACGCCACCGAATACCTGCTCGAAACACTGCGCGAAAAAGTGCGCGCCGAGCGGCTCACCGACCCGCAGCAGGTCAAAACCGCATTGCGCGAACTGCTGGTCGGCCTGCTGAAGCCGCTCGAAAAATCGCTGATGCTCGGCCGCGACCAGCCGCTCGTGATGATGATCGCCGGCGTCAACGGCGCGGGCAAAACCACCAGCATCGGCAAGCTCGCCAAGCACTTGCAGCGCTTCGATCAATCGGTGCTGCTCGCCGCCGGCGATACGTTCCGTGCGGCCGCGCGCGAGCAGCTCGCGATCTGGGGCGAGCGCAATAACGTGACGGTCGTCTCGCAGGAAAGCGGCGACCCCGCCGCGGTCATTTTCGACGCGGTAGGCGCGGCGCGCGCGCGCAAGATCGATGTGCTGATGGCCGATACCGCCGGACGCCTGCCGACGCAGCTGCATCTGATGGAAGAGCTGCGCAAGGTCAAACGCGTGATCGGCAAGGCGCACGACGGCGCGCCGCACGAAGTGCTGCTGGTGATCGACGCGAATACCGGCCAGAACGCGCTCTCCCAGGTCAAGGCATTCGACGACGCGCTCGGTCTCACCGGCCTGATCGTGACGAAACTCGACGGCACCGCGAAGGGCGGCATTCTCGCCGCGATCGCGCGGCAACGGCCGGTGCCCGTGTATTTCATCGGTGTCGGCGAGAAGGTGGAGGATTTGCAGCCGTTCAGCGCGGAAGAATTCTCGGACGCGCTGCTCGGCAGCTAA
- the maiA gene encoding maleylacetoacetate isomerase codes for MKLYSYFRSSAAYRVRIALNLKKLPYEYLPVHLLRNGGEQHASAYRELNHDAVVPTLIDNGNVLQQSIAIIEYLEETHPQPPLLPGTPVERAFVRGVALQVACEIHPVNNLRVLKYLKRTVGANDEVKDAWYRHWITSGFTALEEHLVASRRSGAFCFGDTPTMADACLIPQVFNADRFKIDMSAFPTIRRINDHAMQLSAFADAAPGTQPDSE; via the coding sequence ATGAAGCTATACAGCTACTTCCGCAGTTCCGCCGCGTATCGCGTGCGGATTGCACTCAATCTGAAGAAGCTGCCGTACGAGTATCTGCCGGTGCATCTGCTGCGCAACGGCGGCGAGCAGCACGCCAGCGCGTACCGCGAACTCAATCACGACGCGGTCGTGCCGACGCTGATCGACAACGGCAACGTGCTGCAGCAGTCGATCGCGATTATCGAGTATCTCGAGGAGACGCATCCGCAGCCGCCGCTGTTGCCGGGCACGCCGGTCGAGCGCGCGTTTGTGCGTGGCGTTGCGCTTCAGGTCGCGTGCGAGATTCATCCCGTCAACAACCTGCGGGTGCTCAAGTATTTGAAGCGCACGGTCGGCGCGAACGACGAGGTGAAGGACGCCTGGTATCGGCACTGGATCACCTCGGGCTTTACGGCGCTCGAGGAGCATCTGGTCGCGAGCCGCCGCAGCGGCGCGTTCTGTTTCGGCGATACACCGACCATGGCCGATGCGTGCCTGATTCCGCAGGTGTTCAACGCCGATCGCTTCAAGATTGATATGAGCGCGTTTCCGACCATTCGGCGGATCAACGACCACGCGATGCAGTTGAGCGCGTTCGCCGATGCGGCGCCGGGCACGCAGCCCGACTCGGAGTGA
- a CDS encoding fumarylacetoacetate hydrolase family protein — MGYVITPAPIVGVPVAGSSDQFAVRRIYCVGRNYEAHAREMGHDPDREPPFFFCKPADAVLYVAPGATGEMPYPSQTSNLHFEMEMVAAIGKAGKDIAVDSALDHVYGYALGLDMTRRDLQAEAKKLGRPWDTAKGFDHSAPMGPIHPVSKVGHLGKGAIWLSVNGAEKQRSDVSQLIWSVAETIAYLSTLFELQPGDLIFTGTPEGVGAVVKGDLMKGGVDGLGEFSVRLV, encoded by the coding sequence ATGGGTTACGTCATTACACCGGCGCCAATCGTCGGCGTGCCAGTGGCCGGGTCAAGCGATCAGTTCGCGGTGCGCCGCATCTACTGCGTCGGTCGCAATTACGAGGCGCACGCGCGCGAGATGGGGCACGACCCGGATCGTGAACCGCCGTTCTTCTTCTGCAAGCCGGCTGACGCGGTGCTGTACGTCGCGCCCGGCGCAACGGGTGAAATGCCTTATCCGTCGCAGACGAGCAACCTGCATTTCGAAATGGAAATGGTCGCGGCGATCGGCAAGGCGGGCAAAGATATCGCTGTCGACAGCGCGCTCGATCACGTTTATGGCTACGCGCTCGGCCTCGATATGACGCGCCGCGACCTGCAGGCCGAAGCGAAAAAGCTCGGCCGTCCGTGGGACACCGCGAAGGGCTTCGACCATTCGGCGCCGATGGGGCCGATTCATCCGGTGTCGAAGGTCGGCCATCTCGGTAAGGGCGCGATCTGGCTGTCGGTGAACGGCGCGGAGAAGCAGCGCTCCGACGTGTCGCAGCTGATCTGGTCGGTGGCCGAGACGATCGCGTATCTGTCGACGCTGTTCGAACTGCAGCCGGGCGACCTTATTTTCACGGGCACGCCGGAAGGGGTGGGCGCGGTCGTGAAGGGCGATCTGATGAAGGGCGGCGTCGACGGGCTCGGCGAGTTCAGCGTGCGCCTCGTCTGA
- the ybiB gene encoding DNA-binding protein YbiB: MNDSAATELSPFPCARFIKEIGRGPHGARALAPEDTQALYGAMLDGRVSELELGAVLLAYRLKGETPEELAAMYAAAHASFAPIRVTQDAAGAVSNVSAVSIPSYNGARKQPNLVPLLALLLAREGVPVLVHGVTEDPGRVTSAEIFAHLQIAAAQTHNEIEDALTAHRVAFAPIETLAPKLARLLALRRRMGVRNSTHTLVKILQPFAQPGLRLVNYTHPPYRESLTELFVTHPDVAMGGALLARGTEGEAVADTRRQVQIDWLHDGQCETLVAPERSSADAPAVDLPEGRDAPTTAAWIADVLRGAAPVPTAIARQVEVIAGIAKQAA; this comes from the coding sequence ATGAACGATTCCGCCGCTACCGAATTGTCCCCTTTCCCGTGCGCCCGCTTCATCAAGGAGATCGGGCGCGGACCGCACGGGGCCCGCGCGCTCGCGCCTGAAGATACGCAGGCGCTCTATGGCGCGATGCTCGACGGCCGCGTGTCGGAACTCGAACTCGGCGCCGTGCTGCTTGCTTACCGTCTGAAAGGCGAGACCCCCGAGGAACTGGCCGCGATGTATGCGGCCGCGCATGCATCGTTCGCGCCGATCCGTGTGACGCAAGATGCAGCGGGCGCCGTGTCCAACGTTTCAGCTGTTTCGATCCCGAGCTACAACGGCGCACGCAAGCAGCCGAACCTCGTGCCGCTGCTCGCGCTGCTCCTCGCGCGCGAGGGCGTGCCGGTGCTCGTGCATGGCGTGACCGAAGACCCGGGCCGCGTCACGAGCGCCGAAATTTTCGCTCACCTGCAGATTGCCGCCGCGCAGACGCACAACGAGATCGAGGACGCACTCACCGCGCACCGCGTCGCCTTCGCGCCGATCGAGACGCTCGCGCCGAAGCTCGCGCGGCTGCTTGCGCTGCGCCGCCGGATGGGTGTGCGCAATTCGACGCATACGCTCGTGAAAATCCTCCAGCCGTTCGCGCAGCCCGGGCTGCGGCTCGTCAATTACACGCATCCGCCGTATCGCGAAAGTCTCACGGAGCTTTTCGTCACGCATCCGGACGTCGCCATGGGCGGCGCACTGCTCGCGCGCGGCACCGAAGGCGAAGCGGTCGCCGACACGCGCCGCCAGGTGCAGATCGACTGGCTGCACGACGGCCAGTGCGAGACGCTCGTCGCGCCGGAGCGCTCGTCGGCCGACGCGCCGGCGGTCGATCTGCCCGAAGGACGCGACGCGCCGACCACCGCCGCGTGGATCGCCGACGTCCTGCGCGGCGCCGCGCCGGTGCCCACGGCAATTGCGCGTCAGGTCGAAGTGATCGCGGGTATCGCGAAGCAGGCTGCTTGA
- the leuA gene encoding 2-isopropylmalate synthase translates to MLSNPAEKYRPFPAVRLNGRKWPSRTIEHAPVWMSTDLRDGNQSLIEPMSIPQKLEFFEMLVAIGFKEIEVGFPSASQTDFDFIRKLIDESRIPDDVTIEVLVQSREDLIARTFEALEGAPRAIVHLYNAICPSFRKIVFNQTKEQVKALAVEGTRLIRQYADARPQTHWTYQYSPETFSMTELAFAREVCDAVAQTWRPTREHKMIVNLPATVEAATPNVYADQIEWMDRNLGYRDSIVLSVHPHNDRGTAVAAAELALMAGADRIEGCLFGNGERTGNVDLVTLALNLYTQGIDPGLDFSDIDAVRRVVERCNQIAVHPRHPYAGDLVYTAFSGSHQDAIRKGFAQQAPDAVWEVPYLPIDPADVGRSYDAVIRVNSQSGKGGATYLLERAMGFAPPRRVQIEFSHAVQAVADQSGAEVSAEAICALFAREYFDVAGPVRRVDAQNVHWEGSAIRIGAPAAAAAEAAAAAGGAHAAYARRIAGEIATASGRRIEITSCETVRATGGRVAVFVGCRVGEDTLRHGAAIAADEATAVIDAVVSGINRSTAWLSPEPIRVAA, encoded by the coding sequence ATGTTGAGCAACCCTGCCGAGAAGTACCGTCCCTTCCCCGCCGTCCGTTTGAACGGCCGTAAATGGCCGAGCCGCACGATCGAGCACGCGCCGGTCTGGATGAGCACCGACCTGCGCGACGGCAACCAGTCGCTGATCGAGCCGATGAGCATTCCGCAGAAGCTCGAATTCTTCGAGATGCTCGTGGCGATCGGCTTCAAGGAAATCGAAGTCGGATTTCCGTCCGCATCGCAGACCGACTTCGATTTCATTCGCAAGCTGATCGACGAATCGCGCATTCCCGACGATGTGACGATCGAAGTGCTCGTGCAGTCGCGCGAGGATCTGATCGCGCGCACGTTCGAGGCGCTCGAGGGCGCGCCGCGCGCGATCGTGCATCTGTACAACGCGATCTGCCCATCGTTCCGCAAGATCGTGTTCAACCAGACGAAGGAGCAGGTGAAGGCGCTCGCCGTCGAGGGCACGCGGCTGATCCGCCAGTACGCCGACGCGCGGCCGCAGACGCACTGGACCTACCAGTACTCGCCCGAGACGTTCAGCATGACCGAGCTCGCGTTTGCGCGTGAAGTCTGCGACGCGGTCGCGCAGACCTGGCGTCCGACGCGCGAGCACAAGATGATCGTGAATCTGCCGGCCACCGTCGAAGCGGCGACGCCGAACGTCTACGCGGATCAGATCGAATGGATGGACCGCAATCTCGGCTACCGCGACAGCATCGTGCTCTCGGTGCATCCGCATAACGATCGCGGCACCGCGGTCGCAGCCGCGGAGCTCGCGTTGATGGCGGGCGCCGATCGCATCGAAGGGTGTCTGTTCGGCAATGGCGAGCGCACCGGCAACGTCGATCTCGTCACGCTCGCGCTGAACCTCTACACGCAGGGCATCGACCCGGGCCTCGATTTCTCCGATATCGACGCGGTGCGACGCGTGGTCGAGCGCTGCAACCAGATTGCCGTGCATCCGCGCCATCCGTATGCGGGTGACCTCGTCTACACCGCGTTCTCAGGCTCGCATCAGGATGCGATCCGCAAGGGCTTTGCGCAGCAGGCGCCCGACGCGGTGTGGGAAGTGCCGTATCTGCCAATCGATCCGGCCGACGTCGGGCGCAGCTACGACGCGGTGATTCGCGTCAACAGCCAGTCGGGCAAAGGCGGCGCCACCTATCTGCTCGAGCGCGCGATGGGCTTCGCGCCGCCGCGGCGCGTGCAGATCGAGTTTAGCCACGCAGTGCAGGCGGTCGCGGATCAGTCGGGCGCCGAAGTCAGCGCGGAAGCGATTTGTGCGCTGTTTGCGCGCGAATATTTCGATGTCGCGGGGCCTGTGCGGCGTGTCGACGCGCAGAACGTGCATTGGGAGGGCAGTGCGATTCGCATCGGCGCGCCGGCAGCAGCAGCCGCAGAGGCCGCGGCGGCCGCCGGCGGTGCGCATGCCGCCTACGCGCGACGTATCGCCGGTGAAATCGCGACGGCCTCCGGGCGGCGCATCGAAATCACGTCGTGCGAGACCGTGCGTGCGACCGGTGGCCGTGTCGCTGTCTTCGTCGGCTGCCGGGTCGGCGAGGACACGCTGCGGCACGGTGCTGCCATCGCCGCCGACGAGGCGACGGCAGTCATCGACGCGGTGGTCAGCGGCATCAACCGCTCTACCGCATGGCTGTCGCCCGAGCCGATCAGGGTTGCGGCCTGA